Proteins encoded together in one Catellatospora citrea window:
- a CDS encoding FtsX-like permease family protein — MKRWIARVRATAGPLALLGTLTLLAGILVVGAPRMANRLTDAGLRNDISQLSYTARDLTYRGVKELGDNWRPGPRMVDQQELFYPALRERIGASWWAVTTTLDESWVTGTGLPAKRDGVRFSVRAGSGLQEEADLVEGRFPATQPDKGPVEVVLTEWNADKLGQRVGSTFKFNDLVPMKVVGIVRPHDENGTYWEPVPYALRAYLPNDDGDPWRAVVFSDEPGLEQLTDLVDIIYEWRYRIDTAKLDMGVLPDVVEAVSVARRQGLNSSLLTSLDSQLAEFADQARAGAALLAVVQVGALVTLAGLVLLAARVAVARRRAEFALLRARGGAIVTIGSYTLFESLLVIPAAVVGGLLGAVVPGRPALTWPILAVFTALAALAVPVMTMRTAYDASFSGERSDMAVARVGLKRRTAELSLLVLAGLGVWLLRERGLSGADGVDVYLAAVPALLAAGAAVAMVRLVPPVVGRLGRLSARGRGAVNFLGLSRAGRTAGAVIGPVAVLVVAVSTAVFSVAVAGTIDEGRDRSTDLHMAADMKVDGYYFDEKTQTELAAVPGVEAVTQYMADGASDLVVDQKRLGSVYALVLDGQAYARVLAASDVDITPPKVFTDAVPGSPVPALVSPGVAKQLGTDHGTVSLRGRNYDFRVAAVVDGFPPIANGASNFVVVPWQAVPAEAQQALNPNGFLLAGHPDPEQVRKVGDAGQERWASEGFRPRAYESVTEVTTWEQARAELDESSINAVVSFAYGIGAGAGVALALLAIAFAVVAGARGRGTVLSRLRTMGLSRGQGRRLLLVELMPVVTVAVLTGAVVGMAVPHLIAPALGLSTFTDGLTVGVTFDPLVIGASLALVLVGMLTALAVETLFNRRLRLGEVLRLGSFDAGES, encoded by the coding sequence GTGAAACGTTGGATTGCCCGGGTACGGGCCACGGCCGGGCCGCTGGCACTGCTCGGCACGCTGACCCTGCTGGCCGGGATCCTGGTGGTCGGCGCACCCCGGATGGCGAACCGGCTCACCGACGCGGGCCTGCGCAATGACATCTCCCAGCTGTCCTATACGGCCCGGGACCTCACCTACCGCGGGGTCAAGGAGCTGGGCGACAACTGGCGGCCCGGGCCCCGGATGGTGGACCAGCAGGAGCTGTTCTATCCCGCGCTGCGGGAGCGGATCGGGGCGTCCTGGTGGGCGGTGACGACCACGCTCGACGAGTCCTGGGTGACCGGCACCGGCCTGCCGGCCAAGCGGGACGGGGTGCGGTTCAGCGTCCGGGCCGGCAGCGGGCTGCAGGAGGAGGCCGACCTGGTGGAGGGCCGCTTCCCGGCCACGCAGCCGGACAAGGGGCCGGTCGAGGTGGTGCTCACCGAGTGGAACGCCGACAAGCTGGGGCAGCGGGTCGGCAGCACCTTCAAGTTCAACGACCTGGTGCCGATGAAGGTCGTCGGCATCGTCAGGCCGCACGACGAGAACGGCACGTACTGGGAGCCGGTGCCCTACGCGCTGCGGGCGTACCTGCCCAACGACGACGGCGACCCGTGGCGGGCGGTGGTCTTCTCCGACGAGCCGGGTCTCGAGCAGCTGACGGACCTCGTCGACATCATCTACGAGTGGCGCTACCGGATCGACACGGCGAAGCTCGACATGGGCGTGCTGCCCGACGTGGTGGAGGCGGTCAGCGTGGCCCGGCGGCAGGGGCTGAACAGCTCCCTGCTGACCAGCCTCGACTCCCAGCTGGCGGAGTTCGCCGACCAGGCCCGTGCGGGCGCGGCGCTGCTGGCCGTCGTGCAGGTGGGCGCGCTGGTCACGCTGGCCGGGCTGGTGCTGCTGGCGGCCCGGGTGGCCGTCGCCCGGCGGCGAGCCGAGTTCGCGCTGCTGCGGGCGCGGGGCGGGGCCATCGTGACCATCGGCTCGTACACCCTGTTCGAATCACTGCTGGTGATCCCCGCGGCGGTGGTCGGCGGGCTGCTCGGCGCGGTGGTGCCGGGGCGGCCCGCACTCACCTGGCCGATCCTGGCCGTGTTCACCGCGTTGGCGGCGCTGGCCGTGCCGGTGATGACCATGCGGACGGCGTACGACGCGTCGTTCTCGGGTGAGCGCTCGGACATGGCCGTGGCCCGGGTGGGCCTGAAGCGGCGGACCGCCGAGCTGAGCCTGCTGGTGCTGGCCGGGCTGGGCGTGTGGCTGCTGCGCGAACGCGGGCTCAGCGGCGCGGACGGCGTGGACGTCTATCTGGCCGCGGTGCCGGCGCTGCTGGCCGCCGGTGCGGCGGTGGCGATGGTGCGGCTGGTGCCGCCGGTGGTGGGCCGGCTGGGCAGGCTGTCCGCCCGTGGTCGCGGCGCGGTGAACTTCCTCGGCCTGTCCCGGGCGGGACGCACCGCCGGCGCGGTCATCGGGCCGGTCGCGGTGCTCGTCGTCGCGGTCAGCACGGCGGTGTTCAGCGTGGCGGTGGCGGGCACCATCGACGAGGGCCGCGACCGGTCCACCGACCTGCACATGGCCGCCGACATGAAGGTCGACGGCTACTACTTCGACGAGAAGACCCAGACCGAACTGGCCGCGGTGCCCGGCGTCGAGGCGGTCACCCAGTACATGGCCGACGGGGCCAGCGACCTGGTGGTCGACCAGAAGCGGCTCGGCTCGGTGTACGCGCTGGTGCTCGACGGGCAGGCGTACGCGCGGGTGCTCGCCGCCTCGGATGTCGACATCACGCCACCGAAGGTGTTCACCGACGCCGTGCCCGGCTCGCCGGTGCCCGCGCTGGTCTCCCCGGGCGTCGCCAAGCAGCTGGGCACCGACCACGGCACCGTCTCGCTACGCGGCCGGAACTACGACTTCCGCGTCGCGGCGGTGGTGGACGGCTTCCCGCCGATCGCCAACGGCGCGTCGAACTTCGTCGTCGTGCCGTGGCAGGCCGTCCCGGCCGAGGCACAGCAGGCGCTCAACCCGAACGGGTTCCTGCTGGCCGGCCACCCCGACCCGGAGCAGGTGCGCAAGGTCGGCGACGCGGGCCAGGAGCGCTGGGCCAGCGAGGGCTTCCGGCCCCGCGCCTACGAGTCGGTCACCGAGGTGACGACCTGGGAGCAGGCCCGCGCGGAGCTGGACGAGTCGAGCATCAACGCGGTGGTCAGCTTCGCGTACGGCATCGGCGCGGGCGCCGGTGTGGCGCTGGCGCTGCTGGCCATCGCCTTCGCGGTGGTCGCCGGGGCGCGGGGTCGGGGCACGGTGCTGTCCCGGCTGCGGACGATGGGCCTGTCCCGGGGTCAGGGCCGCCGCCTGCTGCTGGTGGAGCTGATGCCGGTGGTGACCGTCGCGGTGCTGACCGGCGCGGTGGTGGGTATGGCGGTGCCGCATCTGATCGCTCCGGCGCTGGGCCTGTCGACGTTCACCGACGGTCTGACGGTGGGCGTCACGTTCGACCCGCTGGTCATCGGCGCCTCGTTGGCGCTGGTGCTGGTGGGTATGTTGACCGCGCTTGCGGTGGAGACCCTGTTCAACCGCCGGTTGCGCCTCGGTGAGGTGCTGCGGCTTGGTTCCTTCGACGCGGGAGAGAGCTGA